The window TCCGCGGGCGCCTGATCGCCGTCCTCGGTGCGTCCACCGCGCTGTCCGACCACCTCTCCGCCCGGCCGGACGACTGGGAACTGCTGCTTCCGGAGGCCGAGAGCACCCGGCTGCTCACCGCCGATCAGGCCTACGCCGTCCTCGCCACCGCCGTCGGTATCGACCCGGCCGCGCCGCGCTGCACCGGTACCGCCGGCCCCCGGGCCACCGTCGGTGGGCCGGCCGCCGTCATCGCCCTCCGGCAGGCGTACCGCTCGCAGTTGCTCATCGTCGCCGCGCACGACCTGGCCCAGGCCGTCGAGTCCTCGCTGCCGGCGGTGGCGCTGCCGGCCGTCACCCAGGCCCTGTCCGACCTCGCCGACGCCACCCTGCAGGTCGGGCTGACGATCGCCGCCTCGGCCCTGCCCGACACCGCGCCGCCGGCCCGGCTCGCGATCGTCGCGATGGGCAAGTGCGGGGCCCGTGAGCTCAACTACATCTCCGACGTGGACGTCATCTTCACCGCCGAGGGTGAGCCCGGCGACGGTGACGCCGGTCTGGCCACCGCGACCACCCTGGCCTCCCAGACCATGCGGATCTGCGGACAGGCGGCCTGGGAGGTCGACGCCAATCTGCGCCCGGAGGGCAAGGCCGGCGCCCTGGTGCGGACGCTCGCCAGTCACGGCAGCTACTACCAGCGGTGGGCGGCGACGTGGGAGTTCCAGGCGTTGCTCAAGGCCCGCCCGTCGGCCGGTGACCTGGAACTCGGGCAGCGGTTCGTCGACCTCACGCAGCCGGGGGTGTGGAACGCCGCCAAACGCGACTCGTTCGTCGACGACGTGCAGGCGATGCGCCGCCGCGTCGAGGCCAACATCCCCGACGGTGTCCGCGAACGCGAACTCAAGCTCGGCCCCGGCGGCCTGCGCGACGTCGAGTTCTCCGTCCAGCTGCTGCAGCTCGTCCACGGTCGCACCGACCCCGACCTGCGCATCCCCGGCACCCTGATGGGTCTGCGGGCGTTGATCCGCGACGGATACGTGGGCCGCACCGACGGCGCCGACATGAGCGCCGCTTACACCTTCCTGCGCCGCGCCGAGCACCGCATCCAGCTGCAACGGCTGCGCCGCACCCACCTGCTCCCCGACAACCACGCCGACCTCGACTGGCTGGCCCGGACCGCGGGGTACAGCGGGGCGGGCACCTCCGACGCGGCCGAGGTGTTCAACAACGAGCTGCAGCAACACGTCACCACCGTGCGGCGCCTGCACGAGAAGCTGTTCTACCGGCCACTGCTGCACGCCGTCGCCGCCGTCCCGGGCGACGAGCTGCAGCTGACCCCGGAGTCCGCGGCCGCCCGGCTGCAGGCCCTGGGTTTCCGCGCCCCCGAGGCCGCGCTGCGCCATCTCGCCGCCCTGACCAGCGGCGTCAGCCGGCGCGCGGCGATCCAACGACACCTGCTGCCGGTGCTGCTGGACACCTTCTCCACCGCGCCGGACCCCGACGCCGGACTGCTGTCCTACCGGCACGTGTCGGAGGCGCTCGCCGACACCCCCTGGTACCTGCGGCTGCTGCGCGACGAGGCCCTCGTCGCACAGCGGCTCGCCGGGTTGCTGGGTTCTTCGCGGCTGGTCGGCGACCTGCTGCCGCGGGCACCCGAAGTGCTCCAACTGCTCGTCGACGACGAACTGCTCCTCGCCCCGGAGCCCGATCAGGTCGCGGCCTCGCTGCTGCGCCGCTCCCGTCGGGGGCTCACCCCGCAGGAGCAGGTGGACATCGCCCGCAACCGCCGCCGTCACGAGCTGCTCCGGCTCACCTGCGCGGACATGCTCGGGCTGGTCGCGGTCGCCGACATCGTGCTCGGGCTCACCAGCGCCGCCGAGGCCACCCTGCAGGCCGCGTACGCGGCAGCGCTGGCGAAGGTCGCCGAGGACCGCGGCCGCGTCGACTTCCGGTTGGCCGTCATCGGGATGGGACGGCTCGGCGGCGCCGAGGTCGGCTACTCCTCCGACGCGGACGTGATGTACGTCGCCGTCCCGCTGCCCGGCGCCGACCCGGGCGCCGCGATGGCCGCCGCCAACACCGCCGCCGATCTGATGGGGCGGCTGCTCGCCCGCCCCAGCCCCGACCCGGCGCTGCTGATCGACGCGAATCTGCGGCCGGAGGGCAAGAACGGCCCGCTCGTCCGCAGTCTCGACGCCTACAAGGCCTACTGGCAGAAGTTCGCGCAGGCATGGGAGCGGCAGGCTCTGATCCGGGCCCGGCCGGTGGCGGGGGACGCTGAACTCGGCGCCGAGTTCATCGCCGCCGCCGACGAGTTCCGCTATCCGACCGGTGGCCTGGCCGAGTCCGACGTCATCGAGATCCGCCGCATCAAGGCGCGGGTCGACGCCGAGCGGCTGCCCCGGGGGGCCGACCCGACCACCCACACCAAGCTCGGTCACGGCGGCCTGGCCGACGTCGAGTGGACCGTGCAGCTGATGCAGTTGCAGCACGCCGGATGGCACCCGGAGTTGCGCACCCCGCGGACCCTGGACGCCCTGCGCGCCGCGCGGGACCTGTCACTGCTCAGCGAGGAGGACGCGGAGATCCTGGAGCACAGCTGGCTGCAGGCCACCCACGTGCGCAACGTGCTCATGATGGTGTCCGGCAAACCGGAGGACCAGATCCCGCGGCTCGGCCGCCCGCTGGCCGCCGTCGCCCGCGCCATGGGCTACCCACCGGACGGCGATCCGGGCATCTTCGTCGACGAGTACCGCCGGACCACCCGGCGGGCCCGCAAGGTCGTGGACCGGCTGTTCTCCGGCGTCGGCTGACCGTTCCGCAGCACCCGCAACCGTCCCCGTGGTGACCGGCGTCCACCGGCGCACCGGATAATGACCGGATGCCTACCTGGGTCTGGATCGTCGTTGTCGTCGCGGTCGTCGTCGTCGCCGCACTCGTCGTCGGGCTGGCGCTGTCGCGCCGCCGGACCGTCTCACTGCGCGAGGCCGACGAGGCCGCCGGCCGCGAGAAGGCCGCCCCCACCAAGGGGAAGTACACCACCGGCAGTTCCATCTCGTTCTCCTCCGCGCCGTCCAACACCGCGGTGCTGGACCGACCGGAGACGCCGGAGCCGACCGCCACCCCCACCTGGGAACGGACCGAGACCGACGGCCAACCCGGCGTCGGCGACGACGCCTCGGTCCCGCGGGACTCCGACCGCCCCGAGCTGACCGACCTGCAGCTGCCGACCGACCTGGCGCCGGCCCCGGTCCGGCCCCGCCCCGCACCCACGGCACCCCCCGCACCCACGGCGCCCCCCGCACCGACCGCACCCGCGGCCCCCGTCGACCTCCCGCCCGCCACCGGCTCCACCCCGGTGTTCGCGCCCGTCGACCGTCCGGAGCGGATCGAGCGACCGGCCACCGCGCCGGTGGTGCCCGCCACCGGTCCCGACGAGATCGAGTCCGCCGACGGCCGGTTGGTCCGGCTGCGGGGCCGGCTGTCCCGCACCCAGAACACCTTCGGCCGGTCGATGCTGGGTCTGCTCGGCGGTGGCGACCTCGACGAGGACTCCTGGAACGACGTCGAGGACACCCTGCTGATGGCCGACCTCGGCTCCGGGGCGGCCGCGGAGATCGCCGGCCGGCTCCGCGCCGAGGTCGCCGCCCGCGGTGTCGCCTCCGCCGCGGCCGCGAAGGCGCTGCTGCGCAAGGTGATGATCGAGGCGCTCGACCCGTCGATGGACCGCGCCGTCAAGGCGCTGCCGCACGACGGCCGCCCGTCGGTGGTGCTCGTGGTCGGCGTCAACGGCACCGGCAAGACCACCACCACCGGCAAGCTGGCCCGGGTGCTCGTCGGGTCGGGCCGCACCGTGGTGCTCGGAGCCGCCGACACCTTCCGCGCGGCCGCAGCCGACCAGCTCGCCACCTGGGGTGACCGGGCGGGAGCGGTGACCGTCCGCGGGCCCGCCGGCGGTGACCCGGCCGCGATCGCCTTCGAGGCCGTCAAGCGCGGCATCGCCACCGGCGCCGACGCGGTCATCATCGACACTGCCGGCCGGCTGCACACCAAGACCGGACTGATGGACGAGCTCGGCAAGGTCAAGCGCGTCATCGAGAAACAGAGTGACGTGGACGAGATATTGCTCGTCCTCGACGCCACCACCGGCCAGAACGGGATGGTGCAGGCCAAGGTGTTCGCCGAGGTCGTCGACATCACCGGGATCGTGCTCACCAAGCTGGACGGCACCGCCAAGGGCGGCATCGTGGTGGCCGTGCAACGGGCGCTGGGCGTGCCGGTGAAGCTGGTGGGTCTGGGGGAGGGGGCCGACGACCTGGCGCCGTTCGAGCCGGCCGCTTTCGTGGACGCCCTGCTGGGCGACTGACCGGCGCCTCCGGGGCCACCACCCACGGCCTGCACTGACACTGCGTGACGGTGCCCGCGCGCATCTTTACCCCACGGCAACGACGACGCGCCCGCGTTCACGTCGGGGAAACATCGTCGAACAGCAACCGCAACACGATCCGGGGACTCTGCTACCTGTCCCCGGGCCGTCCTGGTCCGGATGCCCATCCGTTCACACCAGGAGACCCTATGGACGACCCGTTCGCGCTCGACTCGGGTAACACCGCGTTCATGATCATCGCGGCGTCGCTCGTGCTGCTCATGACCCCGGGCCTCGCCTTCTTCTACGGCGGCATGACCCGTTCCAAGTCCGTGCTCAACATGATGATGATGTCGTTCGGGGCCCTCGGGTTGGTCGGCGTCATCTGGGTGCTCTGGGGTTACTCGGCCACCTTCGGCGCCGACCAGGGCGGCATCATCGGCGATCCCTTCCAGTTCTTCGGCCTCAACGGGCTGACGAACGAGGACAGCATCATGAAGGCGACCGGCGTGCCCGCCATCGTGGCGGTCGGCTACCAGTCGACCTTCGCGATCATCACGGTCGCGTTGATCTCCGGCGCCATCGCCGACCGCGTCAAATTCTCCACCTGGATGGTCTTCGTCGGCCTCTGGGCGACGCTGTGCTACATGCCGATCGCGCACATGGTGTGGGGCGGCGGCTGGCTCGGCGGATCCGGTTTCGTGGCCACCAACCTGTCCACCCCGATCGACTTCGCCGGTGGCACCGTCGTGCACATCAACGCCGGCATGGCCGGTCTGGTGCTCGCGATCGTCGTCGGCAAGCGCAAGGGCTTCGGCAAGGAGCCGATGAAGCCGCACAACCTCACCCTGGTCATGCTGGGGGCGGCCCTGCTGTGGTTCGGCTGGTTCGGGTTCAACGCCGGTTCCGAGTTCGGCGCCGACGGCACCGCCGGCCAGGCCTGGGTCAACACCACCGTCGCCACCTGCGCCGCCATGCTGGCCTGGCTCGTCGTCGAGAAGTTCCGTGACGGTCACGCCACCAGCCTCGGCTCCGCCTCGGGCATCGTCGCCGGCCTCGTCGCGATCACCCCGGCCGCCGCCGCGGTGGACATCTACGGTGCCATCTTCATCGGCCTCATCGCCGGCGCGCTGTGCGCCTTGGCCGTGGGCCTGAAGTACAAGCTCGGCTACGACGACTCGCTCGACGTCGTCGGCGTGCACCTCGTCGGTGGTCTCGTCGGCACCGTGCTGATCGGTCTCTTCGCCCACCTGCCCACCGAGGACAACGGCCTGCAGACCTTCGCCCCCGAGGGTGCGCTGGACGGTCTGTTCTACGGCGGCGGCGCCACCCAGCTGGTCACCCAGATCGTCGTGGCGCTCATCGCGGTCGTCGTCTCCGGCGTCATGACGCTGATCATCGGCCTGGCCCTCAAGGCCACCATGGGCTGGCGCATCCCGGAGGAGGACGAGATCGAGGGCATCGACGTGGTCGTCCACGGCGAGCAGGCCTACGAGCTGGAGGCCGGCGGTGGCAGCGGCCACGGCGTGCTCACCAAGTCCCTGTCCACGTCCGTCAAGTCGGAGGTCTGATCCTTGAAGCTCATCACCGCAGTCATCAAGCCGTTCAAGCTGGACGAGGTGCGGGCCGCCCTGCTCGCGTTCGGGGTCCAGGGGATGACGGTCCAGGAGGCCTCCGGCTACGGCCGGCAGCGCGGCCACACCGAGGTCTACCGCGGCGCCGAGTACACCGTCGAGCTGCTGCCCAAGGTGCGCCTGGAGATCCTGGTGGACGCCGACGACGCCGACGACGTGATCGACGTCATCGTGCGGGCCGCCCGCACCGGCAAGATCGGTGACGGCAAGGTCTGGGCCGTCCCGGTGGAGAGCGTGGTCCGGGTGCGCACCGGCGAACACGGTCAGGAAGCCCTGTAGCAGTGGATGCCACCGTGGGTACCGGTTACGCCGACCTGCGGGCCCAGCTGCTGGGCCGGACCGGGGTTCCCGGTCCGGCCCGGCGGCGGGCGTTGGCCCGGTTGACCGACTCCTGGCTGGGCTCGCTCGCCCAGGAGGCGGGGGTCAACGTGGGGGGCGTCGCGCTGGTCGCCGTGGGCGGCTACGGCCGCGGCGAACTCAGCCCGTTCTCCGATCTCGACCTGTTGCTGCTGCACTCCAGCGAGACCCCGACGTCCTACGCCGAGATGCTCGCCGAACGCCTGTGGTACCCCATCTGGGATTCGAAGGTGAAGCTCGACCACTCCGTCCGCTCCGTGGGCGGCGCCCGGCAGATCGCCCGGGTCGACCTGCCCGCGATGCTGGGGATGCTGGACCTGCGCCACATCGCCGGTGACCCGGAGCTCGCCGGGTTACTGCGCCGTCGGGTGCTGGCCGACTGGCGCGCCGACGCCAAGGAGCGGCTGCCGCTGCTGGAGGCCAGCTGCGACGAACGGACCGCCCGCAGCGGCGAACTGGCCTTCGCCACCGAACCGAACCTCAAGGAGTCCCGCGGGGGGTTGCGCGATCTGGTCGTGATGCGCGCCGTCGCCGCCTCGTGGCTCGCCGACTGCCCGCACCAGGGTCTGGAGGAGGCCCGCTCCGACCTGCTCGACGTCCGCGACGCGCTGCACCTGACCGCCGGCCGGCGGACCGACCGGTTGCACATCCAGGATCAGGACGAGGTGGCCAAGGCCCTCGACATCCCCGACCGCGACTCGCTTCTCGTGGAGGTCGCCGGTATCGGCCGGACCGTGGCGCTGGCCGCCGACCTGACCTGGCACCGCGTCCACCGGGCCATCGAGGCACCCGACCGCAACGGTCAGGTCTACGACGTGGGAGGCCGCTTCGCCCGTCGCGCCCAGCGGCTGCCGCTGGCCGACGGTGTCGTCGAGCAGGAGGGCGAGGTCATCCTCGCCCGCGCCGCCAACCCGGCCCGGGACCCGGCGCTGCCGGTCCGCGCGGCCGCGGCCGCCGCCCAGGCCGGTCTCACCATCGCGCCGGCCACCGTGCACCGGCTGGCGAAGCTGTGCCCGCCGCTGCCCACGCCGTGGCCGTCGGCGGCGCTGACGGCGTTCGTGTCGCTGCTGGGCGCCGGCGAGCCGATGGTCACCGTCTGGGAGTCGCTGGACCAGGCCGGATTGATCTCGTCCATGCTGCCCGGCTGGGAGCGCCTGCGGTCGATGCCGCAGTGGGACCCGATCCACATGTTCACCGTCGACCGGCACCTGATGGAGACCGCCGTGCAGGCGTCCCGGCTGGTCCGGCGGGTCCGCCGGCCCGACCTGCTGCTGCTGGCGGCGATCTTCCACGACATCGGCAAGGGCACCGGCCGGGACCACAGCGTGGCCGGTGCGGACATGATCCCCGAGTGGCTGGAGCGGCTGGGGGTGTCCGAGCACGACACCGCCACCATCGAGACGCTGGTCCGCCACCACCTGCTGCTTGCCGACACCGCCTCCCGGCGGGACCCCGAGGACCCGGCCACCATCGCCACGGTCACCGAGGTCGTCACCGATCTGGACACCCTGCAGCTGCTGGCCGCGCTGACCGAGGCGGACAGCCGGGCCGCCGGACCCAAGTCCTGGTCGAGCTGGAAGGCCGCGCAGGTCGCCCGGCTCGTCGCCCGCGCGGCCGCTGCCATCGGCTCGGGATCACCGCACGTCGCGGTGCCGGCGGTGTCGGCGCGCGAGACCGAGCTGCTGGCACAGGCCGCCGACGGCGCGGTCAAGGTCCGGGTCGACACCGGCCTCGGCGGCCTGACCGTCACCCTGGCCGCACCGGACCGCCCTGGGCTGCTCGCCGCCGCGGCGGGCACGCTCACCCTGCACCGGCTGACCATCCGGGGCGCGACCGCCCGCACGGTCGGCGACACCGCCCTGCAGGTGTGGTCGGTGCAGTCGCAGTTCGGCGAGGCGCCCCAGGCCGACACCGTGCGGGCCGACCTGACCCGCGCGATGGACGGCGGCATCGACGTCACCGGGGCCCTGGCCAAGCGGGACCCGGCCCGGGAGCGGGTGCCGACGGCGGCGCCGCTGATCGAGCTGCTGCCGGCGGCGTCCGCGCAGGCCACCGTGCTGCAGGTGCGGGCCCACGACGTGCCGGGACTGCTGCACCGCATCACCGGGGCGCTGGCCGGCGCGGGCGTCACCGTCACCACCGCCCTGATCGACACGCTCGGCTCGGAGGTGGTCGACGTGTTCTACCTGGTCGGTCCGGACGGTGCGCCGCTCGCGGCGGAGGACGCCCGGCGGGTGCTGGCGGCCGTCGGTCGGGCGCTCGGTGCGGCACCCGATAATCTGGCCTGATGTTCGACACACTCTCCGATCGGCTCGCCGGCGTCTTCACCTCGCTGCGCGGCAAGGGCCGGATCACTCCGGCCGACCTCGACGCGACCGCCCGGGAGATCCGGGTCGCCCTCCTCGAGGCCGACGTCGCGCTTCCGGTGGTGCGGGCGTTCATCGCCGCGGTGAAGGAGCGGGCGTCGGGCGTCGAGGTCTCGCAGGCGCTCAACCCGGCCCAGCAGATCATCAAGATCGTCAACGAGGAGCTCATCGCCATCCTCGGTGGCGAGACCCGCCGGCTGGAGTTCGCCAAGAACGGGCCGACGGTCATCATGCTCGCCGGTCTGCAGGGCGCCGGTAAGACGACCCTGGCCGGCAAGCTGGCGCACTGGCTGCGCACCAACGGGCACACCCCGCTGCTGGTGGCGTGCGACCTCCAGCGGCCGAACGCGGTGAACCAGCTGCAGGTCGTCGGCGAGCAGGCCGGGGTGCCGGTGTACGCCCCGTTCCCCGGCAACGGGGTCGGCGACCCCGTGCAGGCCGCCCGCGACGGCGTCGCCGAGGCCACCAACCGCCACCACGACATCGTGATCGTGGACACCGCGGGCCGGCTCGGCGTGGACACCGAGATGATGGCGCAGGCCGCCGCCATCCGCGATGCCGTCCAGCCGAACGAGACGCTGTTCGTCCTCGACGCGATGGTCGGTCAGGACGCGGTCACCACCGCGGAGGCGTTCCGTGACGGCGTCGGCTTCTCCGGGGTGGTGCTGACCAAGCTCGACGGCGACGCCCGCGGTGGTGCCGCGCTGTCGGTGCGCTACGTCACCGGCTCGCCGATCATGTTCGCCTCCACCGGTGAGAAGCTGCGCGACTTCGACGTCTTCCACCCCGAGCGGATGGCGTCACGCATCCTCGGCATGGGCGACATGCTGACCCTCATCGAGCAGGCCGAGCAGGCGTTCGAGGCCGACGAGGCCGAGGCGATGGCGCTGAAGATGGGCGAGGGGTCGTTCACCCTCGAGGACTTCCTGCAGCAGATGCAGTCGCTGAAGAAGATGGGCCCGCTGGCCGGCATCCTCGGCATGCTCCCCGGCGCCGCCGGCATGAAGGACCAGCTGGCCAACGTCGACGACCGCGACATCGACCGCACCGCCGCGATCATCCAGTCGATGACCCCGCAGGAGCGGGCCGACCCCAAGATCCTCAACGCCTCCCGCCGCAACCGCATCGCCCGCGGCTCGGGATCGACCGTGGCGCAGGTGTCCTCGCTGGTCGAGCGGTTCTACGAGGCGCGCAAGATGATGAGCGCGATGGCCGGCCGGTTCGGGATGCCCGGCGCCAAGCCGCAGCGGTCGGTCAAGGGCAAGAAGGGCAAGAAGGGGTCGGGCCGCGGTCCGACACCGCCGAAGATCAAGGGCGGGATCCCCGGCGGTCTGGCCGGGATGCTGCCGCCGGGCATGCCGGGCGGGATGCCCGGCGCGGGCGGCGGCGGGATGCCGCAGCTGCCGCCGGGCTTCGACTTCGACCCGACCAAACTGCAGTTCCCGAAGGGCAGGTGACCGACCGCCTGCTGCGCGTCACCGGCACCGACCCGGTGACGCGGCAGCCGGTCGACCACTGGGTCGCCGACGGCGTCTTCGTCGAGGCCCCCGCCGATCGCGGCGCGGCGGCGGTCACGCTGACCGGCTGGGTCACCCCCGGCTTCGTCGACGCGCACTGCCACGTCGGCTACTCTGCCGACGGGGTGGCGTCGTTGGCGGGCGCGGCCGCGCAGGCCCGGACGAACCTGGTCGCCGGCGTCACCGCGATCCGCGACTGCGGGTCACCCCTGGACACGTCCCCGCTGGTCGGGCGACCGGACCTGCCGGTGCTGATCCGGGCCGGCCGGCACCTGGCCCGCCCGAAGCGCTACATCCGCGGACTCGGGATCGATCTGGAGGACCCGGCCGACCTGCCCGCCGAGGTCGCCCGCCAGGTCGCCCACGGAGGCGGCTGGATCAAGCTGGTGGGGGACTGGATCGACCGGTCGATCGGCGACCTCGCGCCACTGTGGCCCGACGACGTGCTGGCCGACGCGGTCGCCGTGGCGCACGCCGCCGGCGCCCGGGTCACCGCCCACGTCTTCGGCGAGGACGCGATCCCCGGGTTGCTCGCCGCCGGGATCGACTGCCTCGAGCACGGCACCGGGCTCGGCGAGGACACCATCGACGAGATGGTCAGGCGCGAGGTGCATCTCGTGCCGACGCTGATCAACATCGCCAATTTCCCGGCCTTCGCCGACGCCGCCGACCGGTTCCCGGCCTACGCCAAGCACATGCGCGACCTGCACACCCGGTCCGACGACACCGTCGCCGCGGCCATGGCGGCGGGGGTGCCGGTGCACGCCGGCACCGACGCAGGCGGCTTCGTCGCCCACGGCCGCATCGCCGAGGAGGCGCAGGCGCTGCTCCGGGTGGCCGCGCTCATCGGCCGGGACGGCCGCGACGTCCTGGACGCCACCACGGGAAGGGCCCGGCGGTGGCTGGGCCTGGCCGATCCGGCCCCCGGGGAACCGGCCGACCTGGTCGTCTACGGCGCGGACCCGGTCGCCGAGCCGGGCACCCTGGGCGCCCCCGTGGCGGTGGTCCGGGCCGGTGTGATCGTCGACGGTCGAGATCAGCCCACCTGATCGGGTAAACTCGACTGTCGATCCAAAATCAGTCCGGCATGCAGTCCGTCGGGACTGCCAGTCCGCTCACCAGTAGTCGAAGGAGCACGTCCCTCGTGGCCGTCAAGATCAAGCTTGCTCGCATCGGAAAGATCCGCGAGCCGTTCTACCGTGTCGTCGTCGCCGACGCCCGCACCCGTCGTTCGGGTCGCGCCATCGAGGCGATCGGCAAGTACCACCCGAAGAACGATCCGAGCGTCATCGAGATCGACTCCGAGCGGGCCCAGTACTGGCTGTCCGTCGGCGCCCAGCCGACCGAGTCGGTCGAGGCGCTGCTCAAGGTGACCGGCGACTGGCAGAAGTTCAAGGGCCTGCCGGGCGCCGAGGGCAGCCTGAAGTCGCAGCCGGAGAAGGCCGACAAGCGCGCCCTGTACGAGGCCGCCATCGCCGCCATCGGCAACGAGAGCGGCACCGAGGCCACCACGCCGCGCAAGAAGGCCGCCGACAAGCCGGCCGCCGACGCCGCCCCGGCCGAGTCCGAGTAACTCGTGCTCACCGAGGCGCTGGAGCATCTGGTCCGCGGCATCGTCGATCACTCCGACGACGTCGACGTCACGATGGCCACCTCGCGTCAGGGGCGCACCCTGCAGGTCCGGGTGCACCCTGACGACCTCGGCAAGGTGATCGGCCGCAACGGTCGCACCGCCACCGCGCTGCGGACGGTGATGACCGCGGTCGGTGGCCGCGGCATCCGGGTCGACGTCGTCGACACCGACCGCTGATCACTCGAACCACGTCATGACCGATCTCACCGTCGGCCGTATCGGCCGACCCCACGGGCTGCGTGGCGAGGTCACGGTCGACATCCGCACCGACGACCCCCGCGAGCGATTCGCTCCGGGGGCTTCGGTGCGTACCGAGCCGGCCACGCGGGGACCGCTCACGGTCGCCTCCTTCCGGATCATCTCCGGCCTCAACGTGGTCCGCTTCGACGGCTACGACGACCGCAACGCCGCCGAGACCCTCCGCGGCACGATGCTCGTCGTCGAGGCCGGGGCGCTGCCGGCGCTGACCGACGAGGACGAGTTCTACGACCACCAGCTGATCGGCCTGACCGCCCGGCTGACCGGCGCCGACGGTGCCCCCGGTGAGGTCATC is drawn from Nakamurella deserti and contains these coding sequences:
- a CDS encoding bifunctional [glutamine synthetase] adenylyltransferase/[glutamine synthetase]-adenylyl-L-tyrosine phosphorylase — translated: MSRPASRSLGRYGLGTEPKILRDLEITGLADADGVRDGGQDVLRALSRAGRPEMALAGLANLAAHPAIWARVRPELQANSRFRGRLIAVLGASTALSDHLSARPDDWELLLPEAESTRLLTADQAYAVLATAVGIDPAAPRCTGTAGPRATVGGPAAVIALRQAYRSQLLIVAAHDLAQAVESSLPAVALPAVTQALSDLADATLQVGLTIAASALPDTAPPARLAIVAMGKCGARELNYISDVDVIFTAEGEPGDGDAGLATATTLASQTMRICGQAAWEVDANLRPEGKAGALVRTLASHGSYYQRWAATWEFQALLKARPSAGDLELGQRFVDLTQPGVWNAAKRDSFVDDVQAMRRRVEANIPDGVRERELKLGPGGLRDVEFSVQLLQLVHGRTDPDLRIPGTLMGLRALIRDGYVGRTDGADMSAAYTFLRRAEHRIQLQRLRRTHLLPDNHADLDWLARTAGYSGAGTSDAAEVFNNELQQHVTTVRRLHEKLFYRPLLHAVAAVPGDELQLTPESAAARLQALGFRAPEAALRHLAALTSGVSRRAAIQRHLLPVLLDTFSTAPDPDAGLLSYRHVSEALADTPWYLRLLRDEALVAQRLAGLLGSSRLVGDLLPRAPEVLQLLVDDELLLAPEPDQVAASLLRRSRRGLTPQEQVDIARNRRRHELLRLTCADMLGLVAVADIVLGLTSAAEATLQAAYAAALAKVAEDRGRVDFRLAVIGMGRLGGAEVGYSSDADVMYVAVPLPGADPGAAMAAANTAADLMGRLLARPSPDPALLIDANLRPEGKNGPLVRSLDAYKAYWQKFAQAWERQALIRARPVAGDAELGAEFIAAADEFRYPTGGLAESDVIEIRRIKARVDAERLPRGADPTTHTKLGHGGLADVEWTVQLMQLQHAGWHPELRTPRTLDALRAARDLSLLSEEDAEILEHSWLQATHVRNVLMMVSGKPEDQIPRLGRPLAAVARAMGYPPDGDPGIFVDEYRRTTRRARKVVDRLFSGVG
- a CDS encoding [protein-PII] uridylyltransferase — encoded protein: MGTGYADLRAQLLGRTGVPGPARRRALARLTDSWLGSLAQEAGVNVGGVALVAVGGYGRGELSPFSDLDLLLLHSSETPTSYAEMLAERLWYPIWDSKVKLDHSVRSVGGARQIARVDLPAMLGMLDLRHIAGDPELAGLLRRRVLADWRADAKERLPLLEASCDERTARSGELAFATEPNLKESRGGLRDLVVMRAVAASWLADCPHQGLEEARSDLLDVRDALHLTAGRRTDRLHIQDQDEVAKALDIPDRDSLLVEVAGIGRTVALAADLTWHRVHRAIEAPDRNGQVYDVGGRFARRAQRLPLADGVVEQEGEVILARAANPARDPALPVRAAAAAAQAGLTIAPATVHRLAKLCPPLPTPWPSAALTAFVSLLGAGEPMVTVWESLDQAGLISSMLPGWERLRSMPQWDPIHMFTVDRHLMETAVQASRLVRRVRRPDLLLLAAIFHDIGKGTGRDHSVAGADMIPEWLERLGVSEHDTATIETLVRHHLLLADTASRRDPEDPATIATVTEVVTDLDTLQLLAALTEADSRAAGPKSWSSWKAAQVARLVARAAAAIGSGSPHVAVPAVSARETELLAQAADGAVKVRVDTGLGGLTVTLAAPDRPGLLAAAAGTLTLHRLTIRGATARTVGDTALQVWSVQSQFGEAPQADTVRADLTRAMDGGIDVTGALAKRDPARERVPTAAPLIELLPAASAQATVLQVRAHDVPGLLHRITGALAGAGVTVTTALIDTLGSEVVDVFYLVGPDGAPLAAEDARRVLAAVGRALGAAPDNLA
- a CDS encoding P-II family nitrogen regulator — translated: MKLITAVIKPFKLDEVRAALLAFGVQGMTVQEASGYGRQRGHTEVYRGAEYTVELLPKVRLEILVDADDADDVIDVIVRAARTGKIGDGKVWAVPVESVVRVRTGEHGQEAL
- the ftsY gene encoding signal recognition particle-docking protein FtsY, which encodes MPTWVWIVVVVAVVVVAALVVGLALSRRRTVSLREADEAAGREKAAPTKGKYTTGSSISFSSAPSNTAVLDRPETPEPTATPTWERTETDGQPGVGDDASVPRDSDRPELTDLQLPTDLAPAPVRPRPAPTAPPAPTAPPAPTAPAAPVDLPPATGSTPVFAPVDRPERIERPATAPVVPATGPDEIESADGRLVRLRGRLSRTQNTFGRSMLGLLGGGDLDEDSWNDVEDTLLMADLGSGAAAEIAGRLRAEVAARGVASAAAAKALLRKVMIEALDPSMDRAVKALPHDGRPSVVLVVGVNGTGKTTTTGKLARVLVGSGRTVVLGAADTFRAAAADQLATWGDRAGAVTVRGPAGGDPAAIAFEAVKRGIATGADAVIIDTAGRLHTKTGLMDELGKVKRVIEKQSDVDEILLVLDATTGQNGMVQAKVFAEVVDITGIVLTKLDGTAKGGIVVAVQRALGVPVKLVGLGEGADDLAPFEPAAFVDALLGD
- a CDS encoding ammonium transporter, producing the protein MDDPFALDSGNTAFMIIAASLVLLMTPGLAFFYGGMTRSKSVLNMMMMSFGALGLVGVIWVLWGYSATFGADQGGIIGDPFQFFGLNGLTNEDSIMKATGVPAIVAVGYQSTFAIITVALISGAIADRVKFSTWMVFVGLWATLCYMPIAHMVWGGGWLGGSGFVATNLSTPIDFAGGTVVHINAGMAGLVLAIVVGKRKGFGKEPMKPHNLTLVMLGAALLWFGWFGFNAGSEFGADGTAGQAWVNTTVATCAAMLAWLVVEKFRDGHATSLGSASGIVAGLVAITPAAAAVDIYGAIFIGLIAGALCALAVGLKYKLGYDDSLDVVGVHLVGGLVGTVLIGLFAHLPTEDNGLQTFAPEGALDGLFYGGGATQLVTQIVVALIAVVVSGVMTLIIGLALKATMGWRIPEEDEIEGIDVVVHGEQAYELEAGGGSGHGVLTKSLSTSVKSEV